A single window of Pyrus communis chromosome 10, drPyrComm1.1, whole genome shotgun sequence DNA harbors:
- the LOC137748423 gene encoding transcription termination factor MTERF5, chloroplastic-like produces MQMQALKPLMFSRSPLYFQYLSPNAAKLSISLFSSLSSPTQILKPNGNSHLADYLVNTFKFTKTQAFSISSRFSWVTSPEKPQSVYSFLQELGFSDTHIQSAVRVSPQILFSNIDKTLRPKLEFFQQLGLFGSDLARFIAKNSTLLTASLDRKLVPCIEILKKILGNDENAKDLIRVLHRCNWVVTRDPKSRLLGNIAFMESCGIVGSQLSTLLKRQPWLFIVQESVLRSLVAQVVEMGFSLNSGMLVHGLYTVSCLRNGTISRKLDLLCGFGFSEDECMDMFRRTPGLLRTSEEKLKFGIDFFLNTVKFKKSVLIHTPWILMYSMENRVSARYRILEVIKSKRLLKRDPSFYDALILPENEFLDKFISRFRGDAEELLVIYKARLLDSTDEEDS; encoded by the coding sequence ATGCAAATGCAAGCTTTGAAACCGCTTATGTTCTCGCGCTCACCTCTATATTTCCAGTACCTTTCCCCTAATGCAGCCAAACTTTCCATCTCTCTTTTCTCATCTCTATCTTCACCCACCCAAATTCTAAAACCAAATGGAAACTCCCACCTCGCTGATTACCTTGTCAATACCTTCAAATTCACCAAAACCCAAGCCTTCTCAATCTCAAGTCGATTCTCATGGGTCACATCCCCTGAAAAGCCTCAATCTGTGTATAGCTTTCTTCAAGAACTTGGATTCTCTGATACCCATATCCAATCCGCTGTGCGTGTCTCACcccaaattttgttttctaataTTGACAAAACCCTGAGGCCTAAGCTTGAGTTCTTTCAACAACTGGGTCTTTTTGGTTCTGATCTCGCTAGGTTCATTGCCAAAAATTCCACACTGTTGACTGCTAGTTTGGATAGAAAATTAGTACCCTGTATTGAAATTCTGAAGAAAATTTTGGGGAATGATGAGAATGCTAAAGATTTGATTCGGGTTTTACATAGATGTAATTGGGTAGTTACAAGGGACCCAAAATCAAGGTTGTTAGGAAATATTGCCTTTATGGAGAGTTGCGGAATTGTTGGTTCTCAGCTTTCCACGCTATTGAAGAGGCAGCCATGGCTTTTCATTGTTCAGGAATCTGTACTTAGAAGCCTTGTTGCACAGGTTGTGGAAATGGGTTTCTCATTGAATTCTGGGATGTTGGTTCATGGTTTATATACAGTTAGCTGTTTACGGAATGGGACAATTAGTAGAAAATTGGACTTGCTTTGTGGTTTTGGTTTCTCAGAGGATGAATGTATGGATATGTTTAGAAGAACGCCAGGTTTGCTTAGGACCTCAGAGGAGAAGTTAAAGTTTGGAATTGATTTTTTCTTGAATACAGTCAAGTTCAAAAAGTCGGTATTAATTCATACCCCTTGGATTTTGATGTATAGCATGGAGAACCGAGTGAGTGCTCGATACAGGATTTTAGAGGTTATAAAGTCAAAACGGTTATTGAAGAGAGATCCGAGTTTTTATGATGCACTTATTTTGCCGGAGAATGAATTTTTGGACAAGTTTATATCAAGATTTAGAGGTGATGCAGAGGAGTTGTTGGTTATTTACAAGGCTCGTCTCCTGGATTCTACTGACGAAGAAGATTCTTAG